One genomic window of Evansella cellulosilytica DSM 2522 includes the following:
- a CDS encoding putative amidoligase domain-containing protein: MGIEQCKKHGVKSANMDKNAVHMIVAGSEFVPHAIKTISNQWGLHELKRISEVHHYYLGQEMLDIALMCAYYANEKNFSVHVQRVGKNIQLVSVKKTNVNKMPQLTKIDSVTNKNNRSLLGADLEIMMRNEKTNAFVAFPMSDKWNKKIGADRALLRKGTTFYQPILELRATPKKTGAMLHDEFVTLKRRLVDRLKNEAYSLSIVAEENPKGRFLLGGHFHISNKRPSYRTTSLLDALVTLPFTTINQPKSLERRNTYGKLGSVRLNRFNGYEYRTLPSWFTYIDDGAPLFIWIETIFFNKTIPEIRLNDEAIRAYYEGKNEVLIKKTEYLFSYVTQYLTDEEKINLENFKLWLQLMRMLD; this comes from the coding sequence ATGGGCATTGAGCAGTGTAAAAAACATGGCGTTAAATCGGCAAATATGGATAAAAACGCTGTACATATGATCGTGGCAGGAAGTGAATTTGTTCCACATGCGATTAAAACGATTTCTAACCAATGGGGTCTTCATGAATTAAAGAGAATTTCTGAAGTGCATCATTATTATTTAGGACAGGAGATGTTAGACATAGCACTCATGTGCGCCTACTACGCTAATGAAAAAAATTTCTCTGTTCACGTTCAAAGAGTAGGGAAAAACATACAACTTGTTTCAGTGAAGAAAACGAATGTGAATAAAATGCCACAACTTACAAAGATTGATAGTGTCACCAATAAAAATAACAGGTCATTATTAGGGGCAGATTTAGAAATTATGATGCGTAATGAAAAGACAAATGCCTTTGTAGCATTTCCTATGAGTGACAAGTGGAATAAAAAAATTGGTGCAGATCGTGCACTATTACGAAAGGGGACAACATTTTATCAACCCATTCTTGAATTAAGAGCAACCCCCAAAAAAACCGGTGCGATGCTTCATGATGAATTTGTTACTTTAAAGAGAAGGCTTGTCGATAGATTGAAAAATGAGGCATACTCGTTATCTATCGTCGCTGAAGAAAATCCTAAAGGCCGCTTCTTATTAGGTGGGCATTTTCATATCTCCAATAAAAGACCATCTTATCGTACGACATCCTTATTAGATGCATTAGTAACACTCCCGTTTACTACAATTAATCAGCCGAAAAGTTTAGAAAGAAGAAATACGTATGGAAAGCTTGGATCTGTTAGATTAAATCGTTTTAACGGTTATGAATACCGGACATTACCATCCTGGTTCACATATATTGATGATGGCGCCCCTTTGTTTATATGGATAGAAACGATATTTTTTAATAAAACAATTCCCGAAATCCGTTTAAATGATGAGGCAATTCGAGCGTATTACGAAGGAAAAAACGAAGTACTTATTAAGAAAACGGAATACTTATTTTCATATGTAACCCAATATTTAACTGATGAAGAAAAAATTAATTTAGAAAACTTTAAGCTTTGGCTGCAATTAATGAGAATGCTGGATTAA
- a CDS encoding outer spore coat protein CotE: protein MSPADRELNYREIITKAVCGKGRKFSQASHAITPAQQPTSILGCWIINHKYEAAKKGDAIEVRGKYDINIWYSYSNNTKTDVATETVTYTDVVPLAMQDKNVVSDQLEVVARAVQQPNTLEATIASNGTGVDVQVEREFLVEVIGETKVCVYVNPDGVSDDWDEKVWDYDVEDEDFEDLDPNFLMGDLEE from the coding sequence ATGTCACCAGCAGACAGAGAGCTAAACTACAGAGAGATTATAACGAAAGCCGTATGTGGAAAGGGAAGAAAATTTTCGCAGGCGAGTCACGCCATTACTCCTGCACAACAACCAACAAGTATTTTGGGGTGTTGGATAATTAATCACAAGTACGAGGCAGCAAAAAAGGGAGATGCCATAGAGGTACGAGGTAAATACGATATTAATATATGGTATTCCTACAGTAACAATACAAAAACGGATGTTGCCACAGAAACGGTCACATATACGGACGTAGTACCGCTTGCGATGCAAGATAAAAACGTTGTATCAGACCAGTTAGAGGTGGTTGCAAGAGCTGTTCAGCAGCCAAATACACTTGAAGCAACGATCGCTTCCAATGGAACAGGAGTTGACGTTCAAGTAGAACGAGAATTCCTAGTAGAAGTTATTGGAGAAACGAAAGTTTGCGTTTATGTTAATCCAGATGGAGTCAGCGATGATTGGGATGAAAAAGTTTGGGACTACGATGTAGAAGATGAAGACTTTGAAGATTTAGATCCAAACTTTTTAATGGGTGATTTAGAAGAATAG
- a CDS encoding RicAFT regulatory complex protein RicA family protein, which translates to MGNVYTKQEIVTKAKELAKMIAETEEVDFFKRAELQINDHVKVQEIIGKIKSLQKEAVNLQHYQKHEALKATEAKIDALQDELDEIPLVKEFKQSQTDVNQLLQLVSTTISNNVTNEIIKSTGGDLLQGTTKKNPLQSGC; encoded by the coding sequence ATGGGGAACGTGTATACAAAACAAGAAATTGTTACAAAAGCGAAAGAACTTGCAAAAATGATAGCAGAAACTGAAGAAGTGGATTTCTTCAAGCGTGCTGAATTGCAAATTAATGATCATGTCAAAGTACAAGAAATTATAGGGAAAATAAAATCGCTACAAAAAGAAGCTGTCAATTTACAGCATTATCAAAAACATGAAGCTTTGAAAGCTACAGAAGCTAAAATTGACGCTTTACAAGATGAATTGGATGAAATACCGCTTGTAAAAGAATTTAAGCAATCACAAACAGATGTAAACCAGTTATTGCAATTAGTGAGTACAACTATTTCAAACAATGTTACAAATGAGATTATTAAATCTACAGGTGGAGATTTATTACAAGGAACAACGAAAAAAAATCCTTTACAATCTGGCTGTTAA
- the miaB gene encoding tRNA (N6-isopentenyl adenosine(37)-C2)-methylthiotransferase MiaB, with amino-acid sequence MNEEQRKKQTEVGEKTYSADKKSDQDKKDYSQYFQTTYIPPDLKQAKKRGKEDVEVLYDFEIPEDMQAIGKGKKFLIRTYGCQMNEHDSENMAGILLNMGFESTSNSDDADVILLNTCAIRENAENKVFGEIGHLKTMKRERPELIVGVCGCMSQEESVVNRILQKHQHVDLIFGTHNIHRLPTLLKNAIFNKEMVVEVWSKEGDIIENMPRARKGQIQGWVNIMYGCDKFCTYCIVPYTRGKERSRRPEDIIEEVRHLARNGYKEITLLGQNVNAYGKDLVDMDYGLGDLMDEIRKIDIPRVRFTTSHPKDFDDHLIEVLAKGGNLVEHIHLPVQSGNSDVLKLMARKYTREEYVTLAKKIKEAIPHASFTTDIIVGFPNETDAQFEDTLSLVREMEYDSAYTYVYSPREGTPAAKMNDNIPMEVKKERLQRLNALVNEISAEKNKSYQGRVVEVLVEGESKKNPDILAGRTRTNRLVNFKGAKSSIGEIVYVKITEAKSWSLDGHVVETAEVNK; translated from the coding sequence ATGAATGAAGAACAACGTAAGAAGCAAACGGAAGTAGGGGAGAAAACTTATTCTGCGGACAAAAAATCCGATCAGGATAAAAAGGATTATTCTCAATATTTTCAAACAACATATATTCCACCTGACTTAAAGCAAGCTAAAAAGCGTGGGAAAGAGGATGTAGAAGTTTTATATGATTTTGAAATTCCCGAAGACATGCAAGCAATTGGTAAAGGAAAAAAATTCTTAATTAGAACGTATGGCTGTCAAATGAATGAGCATGATTCAGAAAATATGGCTGGAATTTTGTTAAACATGGGCTTTGAATCTACATCTAATTCAGATGATGCAGATGTGATCTTACTAAATACTTGCGCCATTCGCGAAAATGCAGAAAATAAAGTGTTTGGTGAAATTGGTCACCTTAAAACGATGAAGCGCGAACGTCCTGAACTCATTGTAGGGGTTTGTGGATGTATGTCACAGGAAGAATCTGTTGTAAACAGAATCTTACAAAAGCACCAACATGTAGATTTGATCTTTGGTACACATAATATTCACCGCTTACCAACACTATTAAAAAATGCGATATTTAATAAAGAAATGGTTGTTGAGGTATGGTCAAAAGAAGGTGATATTATTGAAAATATGCCAAGAGCTCGTAAAGGTCAAATCCAAGGATGGGTAAATATTATGTATGGCTGTGATAAGTTCTGTACGTACTGTATTGTGCCCTATACGCGTGGTAAAGAAAGAAGTCGTCGTCCAGAGGATATCATTGAAGAAGTTCGTCATCTTGCAAGAAATGGGTATAAAGAGATTACTCTTCTAGGTCAGAATGTTAATGCATATGGTAAAGACTTAGTAGATATGGATTATGGTCTCGGTGATTTAATGGATGAAATTAGAAAAATTGATATTCCTCGAGTGAGATTTACGACAAGTCATCCTAAAGACTTTGATGATCACTTAATTGAAGTGCTAGCTAAAGGTGGGAATTTAGTGGAGCATATCCACCTGCCAGTACAAAGTGGAAATAGTGATGTATTAAAATTAATGGCTCGTAAATATACGAGAGAGGAATATGTTACTTTAGCAAAGAAAATTAAGGAAGCAATTCCACATGCATCATTTACTACGGATATTATCGTGGGCTTTCCAAATGAGACAGACGCACAGTTTGAGGATACCCTTTCTCTTGTGAGAGAAATGGAGTACGACAGCGCTTATACGTATGTTTATTCTCCACGTGAAGGGACACCAGCTGCTAAAATGAACGATAATATACCAATGGAAGTGAAAAAAGAAAGACTACAACGATTGAATGCTCTTGTAAATGAAATTTCAGCAGAGAAGAATAAATCGTACCAAGGACGAGTTGTAGAAGTTCTTGTAGAGGGTGAAAGTAAAAAGAACCCTGATATTCTTGCAGGACGTACGAGAACAAATCGTCTTGTAAACTTTAAAGGAGCTAAATCAAGCATCGGTGAAATTGTTTATGTTAAAATAACAGAAGCAAAGTCATGGTCATTAGATGGTCATGTAGTTGAAACTGCAGAGGTGAATAAATAA
- a CDS encoding rhodanese-like domain-containing protein yields the protein MALTFKQMLSEAREHVQGVTSSEAREKLKEQPETLVIDVQDAKDAGACGLIPSSINISLGMLPIRADLELPEKMREPQLADRNRPVLVTCGAGGQATLGAYILKQMGFKDVAYIEGGTTAWKNEGYEVV from the coding sequence ATGGCACTTACTTTTAAACAAATGCTATCTGAAGCACGAGAACATGTACAAGGAGTCACGTCATCCGAAGCACGTGAGAAATTAAAGGAACAACCAGAAACATTAGTAATTGATGTACAAGATGCAAAAGACGCAGGAGCTTGTGGTTTAATTCCAAGCAGTATTAATATATCGTTAGGTATGCTACCGATTCGTGCTGACTTAGAACTACCTGAGAAAATGCGTGAGCCGCAATTAGCTGATAGAAATAGACCTGTTTTAGTCACTTGTGGCGCAGGTGGACAAGCAACTCTTGGTGCTTACATATTAAAACAGATGGGCTTTAAAGATGTTGCTTATATTGAAGGTGGAACAACAGCATGGAAGAATGAAGGATATGAAGTCGTATAG
- a CDS encoding glycine C-acetyltransferase — MKGFEYLEEELQEMKEYGLFRTLVPIESDQGAKVVINGQEVLQLSSNNYLGLTNHPRMKEAALKSVEKYGAGTGSVRTIAGTFSMHEEFEKKLANFKHTEATLVLQSGFTANQAILSSILTKDDVVISDELNHASIIDGIRLTKAARKIYKHVDMDSLEAALKESGDYRKRLVVTDGVFSMDGNIAPLPAIVELCEKYDALIMVDDAHASGVLGRNGRGTVDHFDLNGRVHIQVGTLSKAIGVLGGYIASTQAVRDYIIHKGRPFLFSTSHPPAVTAACSEAIDILIDEPELIERLWDNAKFLKDGLRALGFETGISETPITPVIVGDGAKAHELSDKLLSHGVFAQGIAFPTVAKGAARVRTIVTATHTKEQLQEALHAFEKCGKELGII, encoded by the coding sequence ATGAAAGGCTTTGAGTATTTAGAAGAAGAATTACAAGAGATGAAGGAATATGGCTTGTTCCGAACGCTCGTACCGATAGAATCAGATCAAGGAGCAAAGGTGGTCATTAATGGTCAAGAAGTCCTTCAATTATCATCAAATAACTATTTAGGCTTAACTAATCATCCGAGAATGAAAGAAGCAGCTTTAAAATCCGTAGAAAAATATGGTGCAGGAACTGGCTCTGTTCGTACGATCGCAGGAACATTTTCGATGCATGAGGAATTTGAAAAGAAGTTAGCCAATTTTAAACATACAGAAGCAACACTTGTACTTCAATCCGGATTTACTGCAAATCAAGCGATCCTCTCATCTATTTTAACGAAAGATGATGTCGTCATATCTGACGAATTAAATCATGCATCAATTATCGACGGGATACGTTTGACAAAAGCAGCCCGTAAGATCTATAAGCACGTGGATATGGATAGTCTTGAAGCAGCTTTAAAAGAATCTGGAGATTACAGGAAACGTTTAGTAGTTACTGACGGTGTATTTTCAATGGATGGAAACATCGCTCCTTTACCTGCAATTGTTGAGCTATGTGAGAAGTATGATGCATTAATTATGGTAGACGATGCCCATGCTAGTGGTGTATTAGGAAGAAATGGTCGTGGAACAGTAGACCATTTTGATTTAAACGGGCGTGTTCATATACAGGTCGGAACTTTAAGTAAAGCTATTGGTGTACTCGGTGGGTATATTGCTAGTACACAAGCAGTAAGAGACTACATTATTCATAAAGGTCGTCCGTTTTTATTTAGTACATCACATCCACCAGCGGTAACTGCAGCTTGTTCAGAAGCCATTGATATATTAATTGACGAACCAGAACTGATTGAGCGCTTATGGGATAATGCAAAATTTTTGAAGGATGGTTTACGTGCACTTGGCTTTGAAACAGGAATAAGTGAAACTCCTATCACACCAGTTATTGTAGGAGACGGAGCAAAAGCACATGAATTATCTGATAAGCTTTTATCGCATGGTGTTTTTGCTCAAGGGATTGCTTTTCCAACCGTTGCAAAAGGTGCTGCTCGTGTTCGCACTATCGTAACCGCAACACATACGAAAGAGCAATTACAAGAAGCTTTACATGCTTTTGAGAAGTGTGGGAAAGAGCTCGGGATCATCTAA
- the tdh gene encoding L-threonine 3-dehydrogenase — MNKKSMRAIVKEKRGYGASLKEVPIPQIGDLDVLIQVKATSICGTDVHIYTWDEWSESRVNPPYVFGHEFAGVVVEKGKLVNNVEVGDHVSAETHIVCGHCPQCLTGQAHICANTEIIGVDRDGCFAEYVALPAENMWKNDPSLPFEVASIQEPMGNAVHTVLSGDVAGKTVAIIGCGPIGIMAVGIAKAAGASQVIAFDLNEYRLQLAKKMGATTVVNAGDEDVLNIASQLTKGYGVDVVCEMSGHPIAMNQGFKMVTNGGRVAILSLPVKPVEIDVTNDIVFKGVTVKGITGRRMYETWQQVSGLLSSGQVDVTPMITHHFSLEDYEKGFDLMLQGKCGKVVLHP, encoded by the coding sequence ATGAATAAAAAGTCAATGCGAGCAATTGTAAAGGAAAAACGAGGCTACGGGGCATCATTAAAGGAAGTGCCAATTCCCCAAATAGGTGATTTAGATGTGCTTATTCAAGTGAAAGCTACTTCAATTTGTGGTACGGATGTTCACATATATACTTGGGACGAATGGTCGGAAAGTCGAGTAAACCCACCATATGTTTTTGGGCACGAATTTGCAGGTGTTGTAGTGGAAAAAGGGAAACTAGTAAACAATGTAGAGGTAGGTGATCACGTATCTGCCGAAACACATATCGTTTGTGGGCATTGTCCGCAATGCTTAACCGGTCAGGCACATATATGTGCAAATACGGAAATAATCGGTGTTGATCGAGACGGTTGTTTTGCGGAATATGTTGCATTACCGGCTGAAAATATGTGGAAAAATGACCCTTCATTACCATTTGAAGTAGCAAGCATACAGGAGCCAATGGGAAATGCGGTCCATACTGTTTTATCAGGTGATGTCGCTGGGAAAACAGTAGCTATTATAGGGTGTGGTCCAATTGGAATAATGGCAGTAGGTATTGCAAAGGCTGCAGGTGCTTCACAAGTAATTGCTTTTGACCTTAATGAATATAGGTTGCAATTAGCAAAGAAAATGGGTGCGACAACAGTGGTGAATGCAGGGGACGAAGACGTATTAAATATAGCTTCTCAACTAACAAAAGGATATGGCGTCGACGTTGTTTGTGAAATGAGCGGACATCCTATTGCGATGAATCAAGGTTTTAAAATGGTTACAAACGGAGGAAGAGTTGCCATATTAAGTTTGCCTGTAAAACCTGTAGAAATTGATGTTACGAATGATATTGTATTTAAAGGGGTAACTGTAAAAGGAATAACTGGAAGACGTATGTATGAAACATGGCAGCAAGTATCTGGCCTTCTAAGTTCAGGGCAAGTAGATGTAACACCAATGATCACACATCATTTTTCATTAGAAGATTATGAAAAAGGATTTGATCTCATGCTGCAAGGCAAATGTGGGAAGGTAGTTTTACATCCATAA
- a CDS encoding 2-oxoacid:ferredoxin oxidoreductase subunit beta: MATFKDFRNNVKPNWCPGCGDFSVQAAIQRAAANVGVVPEELAVVSGIGCSGRISGYINSYGFHGIHGRSLPIAQGVKMANKDLTVIASGGDGDGFAIGMGHTIHAIRRNIDVTYIVMDNQIYGLTKGQTSPRSDMGFKTKSTPEGSIESALGVMELAISSGGGFIAQSFSSDLKELTSLIEQGIQHKGFSLINVFSPCVTFNKINTYDWFKENLVSLSDIEGYNPENRLEAMNTLMKHNGLVTGLIYQNKEKPSYESMVKGFKDEPLARQDLDLNQEQFDKLMAEFM, translated from the coding sequence ATGGCCACTTTTAAAGACTTTCGTAACAATGTAAAACCTAACTGGTGCCCTGGATGCGGTGACTTTTCTGTACAAGCCGCAATACAGCGTGCAGCTGCGAATGTCGGGGTTGTTCCTGAAGAGTTAGCAGTTGTTTCTGGTATTGGTTGTTCAGGTAGAATATCAGGATATATAAATTCATACGGTTTTCACGGTATTCATGGTCGTTCACTGCCAATTGCGCAAGGTGTGAAAATGGCTAATAAAGATTTAACAGTCATTGCTTCAGGTGGTGACGGAGATGGTTTTGCTATTGGAATGGGACACACGATTCATGCCATTCGTAGAAACATTGATGTTACTTACATTGTAATGGATAACCAAATCTATGGATTAACTAAAGGCCAAACATCACCGAGGAGTGATATGGGCTTTAAAACAAAAAGTACACCAGAGGGGTCAATTGAATCAGCTTTAGGCGTTATGGAGCTTGCTATTTCCTCTGGTGGTGGCTTTATTGCACAAAGCTTCTCCAGTGATTTAAAGGAGCTTACGTCTTTGATTGAGCAAGGAATTCAACATAAAGGCTTTTCATTGATAAATGTGTTTAGTCCTTGTGTAACTTTCAATAAGATCAACACATATGATTGGTTTAAAGAAAATTTAGTTTCTCTTTCTGATATAGAAGGTTATAATCCAGAGAATAGATTAGAGGCAATGAATACATTAATGAAACATAACGGACTAGTAACCGGGTTGATTTATCAAAATAAAGAAAAACCATCCTATGAGTCAATGGTTAAAGGATTTAAGGATGAACCTTTAGCAAGACAGGATCTTGACCTCAATCAAGAACAATTTGATAAATTAATGGCAGAGTTTATGTAA